In Aquabacterium sp. OR-4, the DNA window GTGACCGGTGATGCCGCTGGACATCGCACCACCGAGACGCTGTGCGGCCAGGGCATCGGCCGCCAGTTGATCGAGGCGGTGTACGCCCAGGCGCAGCGGGCCGGCAGCGCGCGCGTGCACAGGCAGACCCACACCACCAAGGCCGCCGGTTGCGCGCTGTACGACAAGCTGGCGCAGCAGCTGGGTTTCATCGCCTACGGGCACGAGCTGGGCGCCTGACAGGCCGCGGCACCGGCCCCCACCCGAGGTGAAGGCGCCGGGCGCCGGCGCATCGTTCAGGTAAAGGATGGCCGCGCCGACCGGGCGTGCGCCGTGCATGCATGATGGCCGCGGAGTCCGGTGCGCCTTGCATCGGCAGGGCGCAGGCGCCGCCGGTTCGCGGCGCGGCAGCGCGTTACGGGGGCCAGCCAGGGCATGCAGCAAGACCTCTGCGAACCCAGCCATGAGCGCCCGGCGCCGGACGCGCTGGCGCAGGCCGGGCCACGCTTGTCGCCGGCGGTGGCATGGGTGCCGCGGTGAGCCTGGCACCGGCCGACCTGCGCGTGCTCAGCCGCCTGCTGGATCAGTGTCTGGCCCTGGGTGACGCCGAGCGCGAGACCTGGCTGGCGGCCTTGCCCACCGCGCAACAGCGCCATGTGCCGCAGTTGCGCGCCATGCTGGCCCAGGCGCCACACCTCGATGCCGAGCGCCGCTGGGCCACGCTGCCCGGCCTGGGTGCCGACGAGACTGAGACGGCGGCGCAAGCCGGCGAGCGCGTGGGAGCCTACCGGCTGGTGCGCGAGATCGGCCGCGGTGGCATGGGCAGCGTGTGGCTGGCCGCGCGCGCCGATGGCCACTTCACGCGCGACGTGGCGCTGAAGCTGCCGCGCCTGGCGCTGGACGCCGGCCTGGCCGAGCGCATGGCCGGCGAGCGCGAGATCGCTGCGCGCCTGGAGCACCCGCACATCGCGCGCCTGTACGACGCCGGCATCGACGCGCGCGGCCGGCCCTACCTGGCCATGGCCCACATCGACGGCCTGCCCATCGATGCCCATTGCCGCCGGCATGCGCTGGATGTGCCGGCCCGCCTGCGCCTGTTCCTGGATGTGGTGCAGGCGGTGGCCTATGCGCACGCGCAGCAGGTGGTCCATCGCGATCTGAAACCATCGAATGTGCTGGTCGACAGCCAGGGCCGGGCGCAGTTGCTGGATTTCGGCATCGCGCGGCTGCTGGAGCCTGCCGGCGCCGAGGCCGCCGAGGCCGCCGAGCCCTTGCGCCCACGCACGCTGACGCCGGCCTATGCCGCGCCAGAGGTGCTGCAGGGCAGGGCGGCCGGGGTGGCCGCCGACGTGTACGCGCTGGGTGTGATGCTGTTCGAGCTGCTGACCGGGCAGCTGCCGCATGGCGCCCGGCCACGGCCGCCAGGCGCCATGGCACCCCTGGCCAGCACCCGGGCCGACAGCCCGCAGCAGGCCCGCCTGCTGCGCGGTGACCTCGATGCCATCCTGGCCTGCGCGCTGCAGGTCGATCCGGCGCGGCGCTATGCCGGTGCCCAGGCCCTGGGCGACGACATCCTGCGCCACCTGCAAGCGCATCCGGTGTCAGCACGTGCCAATGCGCCGCTGTATCGCCTGCAGCGCTGGGCCGCGCGCCACTGTACTGGCCTGGTGGCCGCTACGGTGGTGCTGGCCACGCTGGTGGGCGGTGGTGGCCTGGCGCTGCAGTTCGACCGGCGTGCCGCCCAGGCGGCCGAACGCGAGCAGGTGGTCAAGGCCTTCGTGGCCGACATATTCCGTGCCTCGGGCAACCTGGCCGCAGCGGCCGCCAGCCATCCGTCGCGGCACGGGGACGGCCTGGTCGACCACGGTGCCGAGCTGATCGGCCAGCGCTTTGCCGGCCAGCCCGAGCTGCAAGCCGAGCTGTATGGACTGGTTGGCGAGGTGTACGCCGACATGGGCGCCCAGCGCCTGGCCATCGGCTATGCCGAGCGGCAGGTGGCGGCGTTGGAATCGCGCGCCGCCGCACCCGTGCTGCGCGGCCGTGCCCGCCTGCTGCTGGCGCAGGGGCTGTTCGACGACGAACGCCTGGCCGACGCCGAGGTGCAGGTGCGCCAGGCGCTGGCGCTGGCGGCCGGCGAGCCGCTGGTCGAGCGCGATGCGCTCACCTGGCTGGTGCGCGTGCAGCTGGCGCTGGGCCAGGCCGAGCAGGCCGCCGCCACGCTGGATCATCTGGCGGCACGCTGGCCGCAGGCCGAGGCCGTGCCCACCTTGGCCGGCGCCTGGGCCACCGCGGCGCGCGCGCGGCTGCTGATCGCGCGCAACCGGCTCGACGAGGGCATGCCGCTGTTCCGTGCGGCCACCCTGCAGGCCCAGGCCGCACAAGGCCCGCGCTCCACCGTGGCCGCCACGATCCAGATCGCCCATGCCCATGAGCTGGTCAAGACCACGCAGGCGGTGCCGGCGCAGCAGGTGTTCGATGCGGCCATGGCCACGCTGCAGGCCCTGGGCGGCGCGCATGCGGTGCGGGCCGAGCGCGAGCGCGCGCGTTTTGCCTGGGTGCGCTACACGGTGTTTTTCCACGGCACGGCGGCCGAGGCCATCGCG includes these proteins:
- a CDS encoding serine/threonine-protein kinase, which encodes MSLAPADLRVLSRLLDQCLALGDAERETWLAALPTAQQRHVPQLRAMLAQAPHLDAERRWATLPGLGADETETAAQAGERVGAYRLVREIGRGGMGSVWLAARADGHFTRDVALKLPRLALDAGLAERMAGEREIAARLEHPHIARLYDAGIDARGRPYLAMAHIDGLPIDAHCRRHALDVPARLRLFLDVVQAVAYAHAQQVVHRDLKPSNVLVDSQGRAQLLDFGIARLLEPAGAEAAEAAEPLRPRTLTPAYAAPEVLQGRAAGVAADVYALGVMLFELLTGQLPHGARPRPPGAMAPLASTRADSPQQARLLRGDLDAILACALQVDPARRYAGAQALGDDILRHLQAHPVSARANAPLYRLQRWAARHCTGLVAATVVLATLVGGGGLALQFDRRAAQAAEREQVVKAFVADIFRASGNLAAAAASHPSRHGDGLVDHGAELIGQRFAGQPELQAELYGLVGEVYADMGAQRLAIGYAERQVAALESRAAAPVLRGRARLLLAQGLFDDERLADAEVQVRQALALAAGEPLVERDALTWLVRVQLALGQAEQAAATLDHLAARWPQAEAVPTLAGAWATAARARLLIARNRLDEGMPLFRAATLQAQAAQGPRSTVAATIQIAHAHELVKTTQAVPAQQVFDAAMATLQALGGAHAVRAERERARFAWVRYTVFFHGTAAEAIAQLEASRRALAASALHLPGWFLPQIEFWLGDVRSRSGDITEGLALLERSLPALTLALASQRERFQRADALGYALMNAGQHVQAEPWLQQRMALRRAMSGGTHPRAAFDYIHIAHNRMLGGAPDAAIAFLDQAPHFEPMRGEGGGADRYNQALRRARAAVHLARHEPAVALALLDQARPGPGAPPFDMAFDRLVRGEALCALGRAQAGLGLLRQQVADDDAGDDHALAPWRLRTQALLGLCAWAVGERGVARQAAERARAGFAAQSGVSAYYLAPLLRLDRLPGMRQVGPSTAQRRVAPKSGT